The DNA sequence AGACTGACAACCAGAACCAGGATGCCACAGCTCAGAAAAAAATGAGTTCGATCATTCATCAGTAAAAGAATCGCCAGAAAAGAAGTAAGCAGATCAAATTGATCTACTGTATTTGTTCAGAGCGATCCGTGCTTTAACCGACAAGCTTCTCCTTAATCCTGTCTATCGACCGAATTCACACTTTGAGATTCCGAATTCCTCATCCGGTGCTGTAATGAGCATGAGATGTATTTCTGACAGTTACCTGCAAAATGGTACGACAGGACTAACTGGACCTGTGATGTTCTCAAGATTGTCTCATCACAGTGAATTATTTCTTACTAATTCGACCTGATCAAATCATTTTTAGCAGACAGCAGAACAGTCAAGATTTCCAAACAACACATCCCATACACCATAAACAATTACTATATAACACCTTATACCACAAGAAGCATTACAGCTCTGACATGACTGTTAATCGATCCCCAGTAACCTGAAATAACTCCTATTTCCTCAAGATTACATATTTGATTTTGGTGATAACGTTTGTTATCGTGAACCCAACATCGCAATCGCTATATTCCACCCAAACAACGCAAGCAATTCCATCTTAACTATAGAATCGCTGAAGCAAATTTTTGATTGCTATTCAAAATTGAATCCGGGCCATCCTCAAACTCACAGCCTGGGTCTATTTCCAAGAGAACAAAGGAGCTGTGATGCCATCTCTGGGGATTATTTATACTTTCGACTCCAAATTAGAAGCCATCCTCAAACCAGGCTTGCTGCAGCAGATTCATAGCCAGGTCAGTCTGGCGAAGTCGTTGCCTGAACTAATGGAGCGGATCCAGAATGCTTCTCCAGCAACTGTTTATCTGGATTTGAGACCTCACGACTTACCCTCTGAATCCGATGATCGCAGCTCCGTGTTATCGTACCTGAGAGAAATTTGTGAATTCCCAGTCAATGTCGTCACGATTCTTGATCAGTTTCTACCCGTCGAATACGTCGAAACTGCGAATTTCATTACGGACGCCTTTCTTGAATTCCCCCCAGTGCCTGAAGAGTTAAATTTGCTGGCAGAAGAACTCGCGCAGCTTGAGCCTAAAATTATTCCAGAGAGCCTGCCTGAATCACGTCAAATCTTCGATCATAATAAGCAGGTGACTACATATACTCCGGAAATGATTCCGATTGTCGATCAGATTTCGAAGATCGCCAGACACAATGTTACCTTGCTGCTGATTGGTGAGACCGGTACCGGAAAAACCACGCTGGCCTCCATGATCCATGAGCTCTCGCCTAGAAAAGATGAACCATTTCAGAACATTGCCTGCGGTGCGCTTCCTTCTGATCTGATCGAAAGCGAATTGTTTGGCCATCTGCGTGGTTCATTCACAGGTGCAGAGCGGTCAAAAATAGGTCGTTTCGAAGCAGCGGGGAAGGGAACACTGCTGCTGGATGAAATCGATATCCTGTCTCCCAAGGATCAGGCCAAGCTATTGAAGGTAATTGAAACCGGACAGTTCGAGCCGGTAGGATCAACCGAGTCCCGTATTTCTGAAGCGCGATTGATTGTCGCCGCGAATGTGGAGCTTGAAGAACTGACCAGAAATAATAAGTTCCGCTCTGATCTGTACTATCGGTTGAATGTTCTGCAATTCCGCTTACCTGCACTGAGAGAACGTCCGAACGATATCATTCCCCTCTCTTTGCTCTTTATCAAGGAATGCTGTCAGCAACATGCCATTTCGGTTACGAAAATTCATCGCAAGGTCCTGGACCTTCTCAAACAATACAGTTGGCCCGGCAACTTAAGAGAGCTCAAAAATCAGATTCAACGGGCCGTCCTGTTTTCAAGTAACGAAGAGCTGACCACACACGAATTTTCGCCAAATCTGTTCCAGGAAGTCCAGCGCGATCCTCAGATTCAGTCAGTCGCTGCAGAGAATCAAACCCTTGCAGATCAGGTTGCACACAATGAGAAGCACCTGTTGCTCAAATCGCTTTCTGAGAACGGATATCGCAAAACAGCGACTGCGAAAGCCCTGGGAATCAGTCGGGTCGGGCTTTATAAGAAGATGCGTAAATATGGGATGCTGGATTCTGGCAAAACCAAGCTGCAAACGGAAAGCTAGATCAGTCACTTGATTTGTCGTGCATTCCTACGGGTAGAGTTTACAGTGAGGAGTCTCGTGCGATTTCAGGTCGCTTAATCAGACGACTCTACTGATTACCGCCAGTTGAATTCTGTTCCAGAACGCTCTCTGAAGTAGCACTGATGGTCTCACCGTAGGTAGAAGGTTCCAGAATCCCGCCAGGACGATGCTCGCGAATCAGAAAGTTTCGTAATTCAAGCACGGCGGGGGCGAAGAACAGGATATAAATCGGTGGTGCCATGCAGAAGATAACCGGAAACAACAGCTTGATACTTGTCTTGCTGGAATGTTCTTCCGCCCGTTGACGATACTTTCGGCGAATCCCGTCAGCAAAATCAATCAATGCAGTAGATACATTGGTCCCCAGTCTTTCTGTCTGAGAAATCATCAGAGAGAGCGTGTTGACATCAGGTGCATCGATTCGTCGGGCGAACTGCTTCAAAGCATCGGCCATGGAATTGGCATCAGCGTGTCGCCGGATGATGTCAAACTCAACAGCGATATCAGGGTGTGAAAATCGAACTTCCTCGGTAACTCGTTTCAATGCAGTACGCAAGGGCACACCACCGGTCAGACACATCATGACCAGGTCAAGTGCATCCGGAAGACCTTTTTGAATCCGGTTTACTCTACGGCTGGCCTGGTTGTGCAATACCATTCGAGGCAAACCATATCCACTGCCTGCCACCAGTAAGCCTGCTACCAGAATAATCTCGGGGTAATTAGTTCCCGGATCTGCAAGTACACATCCAATACCAGTGCCGATCAATACCATTACGATCAGAATATTTCGGGTCGCCAGATATTCAACCAAGGCGGTCGACCTGTAATAACCGGCTCGTTTAAGATCGAGTTCAATCTTTTTGATTTCCTGATCTGACTGAGGAATTACCCCAGCCATGGCACGTTTAAACGCACCAACATGCGAGGCTGAATACGTCGAACCTCCAGAACCTTCTCCACGATTTAATTCTTTTTTTCTACCAGCACGATTTCCGGCTGCAATCGCATCCCCTACCAGGAAGAATACAAAGCAGACCAGCAAAAATGTGGCGATTGTGATGAGATCTAAAAACATGTGAGGCTCTTTAATATTTGGATCAGCTTTTCAGCAGATTGAAGTCGTAGTTTAATAGTCCGTTCTCAACAGGGCGGAGACCCAGAAAATACCGACCACTTCCAGCACAAAGGCGATCATCAGCAGAATATTACCGATCGGATCCGTATACAGATTAGAAACATGCTCAGGAAAAGCGACCAGCAGAACGACAAACGCGACAGGAGCAACAACGGTCATTAAAACTGCCGAAGCACGTCCTGCTCCCGTAGAAGCCCGCATCTGACGGCGGTAATTGATACGATCCCGGATGACATCGGCCATTCGCTCCAGGTTAGCGGGTAAATTCCCACCCGTCTTGCGATAAAGCATTAATGTGGATGTCAGAATTTTCAGATCAATTAGTTGAATTCGACTGGAGAGAGATTTCATTACTGCAGGAATCGACATGTTCATGTCAAGTTGACGGGCACATCGTCTGAACTCATAGCTGAGAGGACCTCTGGTCTCTTCTCCAACAATAGCGATCGCCTGCTCCAGACTGGCACCAGCGTGCGTTGACCGAGCCAGCAGGTCGATCATTTCGGGTAGTTCTTCCTGAATTCTCTGCATCCGTTTTTTCCGGCGGTGATGCAGAACAATCAGGACCGCTACCATCCCGGCACACATCCCGGCAATTCCTGCCAGTGGCAGATCGGTATAAACGAAGATCGTACCACCAATGGCCAGTCCACAGGCGACAATCATCAGGAAGGCAGAGAAGGGGGTAAACTCAGATCCATTTTCCAGAATGAGTCGATCAAAACTCTGGTCGATCTTTCCCAGCAGACTGCGGGCAGGTTCCTGGTCAAAAACGTTCGGAATTCTTCGCAGGCGGGGACGTCCCCCAAATCTACCGGAACCGGACTTGTTGACTCCAGATAAATCCCGGACGATAAGATAGACAGCCAGAACAGCTACTGTCACTGCAACAAAGCACAATAATGCTACCGATGAACTGTTCACTTCCCACTTTCTCCACTACCAGTAAAACTCAAACTCTTGTGTCAGAAACCAGGACAATCAGGCTTTGAACGTTTTTTGCTCAAAAATCTGATCGCTCAGCCTGATCCCGGATGCTTCCATTCGCTTCAGACATGCAGGTCGGTAACCTGTGGAATAAAAATAACCGATAGCGTTCCCCTGATCATCCAGGCCCGTTTGTTCGAAACCAAAGATATCCTCGACCTGGTAATCTCCCCGCTCATTCAATGAGATAATCTCAGAAACACGGGTAATACAGCGTTGCCCCCTTTCAGGCGGGACCCATGCAGAACGATGCCGATACCATTTGCGATATACTGGCGGATAACAGGAAGTGGTAAGTCGAAACCACTCATGGCAACCATCATTTCCAGACGAGCCAGGGCATCCCGAGTGTCATTGGCATGGATGGTCGTCATCGAGCCTTCGTGACCAGTATTCATGGCTTGCAGCATATCCAAGGCTTCCGCTCCACGAACCTCACCGATGATGATCCGGTCCGGACGCATACGCAGACTGTTTTTGACAAGTTGTCGCTGAGAAATTTCACCGACACCTTCGGTGTTTTCCGTTTTGGTTTCCAGACGAACCACATGCTTGTGCTGCAGCAGTAATTCTGCTGAATCCTCAATCGTGACCAGGCGTTCTTCTCGCGGAATGAAGTTGGATAACGCATTCAAGAGAGTGGTTTTACCACTACCAGTTCCCCCCGAAATCAGCATGCTGATCCTGGAATCCACGACAGCTGCCAGAAAATCTACAATCTCTGGAGTTAGAGACTTTTTCTCGATCAGGTCATCAATTTCCAGTGGAACAGTACCAAAGCGGCG is a window from the Gimesia benthica genome containing:
- a CDS encoding CpaF family protein; this translates as MNFQKQKVLIHQELVDSLDLSMLAQISEKELSGEVRAVATEICEEHASVLEGIDRERLLDELLSEVFGLGPLDQLMADTTISDILVNHAYEIHIERNGQLEESDVIFADNQHLMRIIQRIVSRVGRRIDEVNPMVDARLPDGSRINAIIPPLALNGPSLSIRRFGTVPLEIDDLIEKKSLTPEIVDFLAAVVDSRISMLISGGTGSGKTTLLNALSNFIPREERLVTIEDSAELLLQHKHVVRLETKTENTEGVGEISQRQLVKNSLRMRPDRIIIGEVRGAEALDMLQAMNTGHEGSMTTIHANDTRDALARLEMMVAMSGFDLPLPVIRQYIANGIGIVLHGSRLKGGNAVLPVFLRLSH
- a CDS encoding type II secretion system F family protein, with translation MNSSSVALLCFVAVTVAVLAVYLIVRDLSGVNKSGSGRFGGRPRLRRIPNVFDQEPARSLLGKIDQSFDRLILENGSEFTPFSAFLMIVACGLAIGGTIFVYTDLPLAGIAGMCAGMVAVLIVLHHRRKKRMQRIQEELPEMIDLLARSTHAGASLEQAIAIVGEETRGPLSYEFRRCARQLDMNMSIPAVMKSLSSRIQLIDLKILTSTLMLYRKTGGNLPANLERMADVIRDRINYRRQMRASTGAGRASAVLMTVVAPVAFVVLLVAFPEHVSNLYTDPIGNILLMIAFVLEVVGIFWVSALLRTDY
- a CDS encoding sigma-54 interaction domain-containing protein — translated: MPSLGIIYTFDSKLEAILKPGLLQQIHSQVSLAKSLPELMERIQNASPATVYLDLRPHDLPSESDDRSSVLSYLREICEFPVNVVTILDQFLPVEYVETANFITDAFLEFPPVPEELNLLAEELAQLEPKIIPESLPESRQIFDHNKQVTTYTPEMIPIVDQISKIARHNVTLLLIGETGTGKTTLASMIHELSPRKDEPFQNIACGALPSDLIESELFGHLRGSFTGAERSKIGRFEAAGKGTLLLDEIDILSPKDQAKLLKVIETGQFEPVGSTESRISEARLIVAANVELEELTRNNKFRSDLYYRLNVLQFRLPALRERPNDIIPLSLLFIKECCQQHAISVTKIHRKVLDLLKQYSWPGNLRELKNQIQRAVLFSSNEELTTHEFSPNLFQEVQRDPQIQSVAAENQTLADQVAHNEKHLLLKSLSENGYRKTATAKALGISRVGLYKKMRKYGMLDSGKTKLQTES
- a CDS encoding type II secretion system F family protein gives rise to the protein MFLDLITIATFLLVCFVFFLVGDAIAAGNRAGRKKELNRGEGSGGSTYSASHVGAFKRAMAGVIPQSDQEIKKIELDLKRAGYYRSTALVEYLATRNILIVMVLIGTGIGCVLADPGTNYPEIILVAGLLVAGSGYGLPRMVLHNQASRRVNRIQKGLPDALDLVMMCLTGGVPLRTALKRVTEEVRFSHPDIAVEFDIIRRHADANSMADALKQFARRIDAPDVNTLSLMISQTERLGTNVSTALIDFADGIRRKYRQRAEEHSSKTSIKLLFPVIFCMAPPIYILFFAPAVLELRNFLIREHRPGGILEPSTYGETISATSESVLEQNSTGGNQ